The following are encoded in a window of Coleofasciculus sp. FACHB-1120 genomic DNA:
- a CDS encoding TrkA family potassium uptake protein → MYVLIGGAGLVGLNLAQQLVELGHTVAVIDTNPTACGYAREQVGAMAFEGSAVSTQVLMEAGIRKADAVVAALRNDALNLAMVTLAKHYGVSHIVTRMRQSDFAEPYRIAGAHHVISTVDLAVTTMVNAVEYPQVESMMHFEQGQVEVFKLKVPPESDIAGHTVSQVAQDSRFPSGSLIIGYQSHSQTDLVIPNGKTVLEAGATVLVVTKSEKLHQVIDFLGLCSSHLPNLEVAR, encoded by the coding sequence ATGTACGTATTGATTGGTGGAGCAGGACTGGTCGGGCTGAACTTAGCCCAACAATTAGTAGAATTGGGACACACGGTTGCCGTCATCGATACCAATCCCACCGCCTGCGGCTATGCTCGCGAACAAGTCGGAGCGATGGCTTTTGAAGGCAGTGCCGTCAGTACACAAGTGCTAATGGAAGCAGGAATTCGTAAGGCAGATGCGGTTGTTGCTGCCCTCCGCAATGATGCTTTAAATTTGGCAATGGTGACACTTGCCAAGCACTATGGCGTCTCCCATATCGTGACTCGGATGCGCCAAAGTGATTTTGCCGAACCTTATCGAATTGCTGGAGCGCATCATGTCATCAGTACGGTTGACTTAGCCGTGACCACAATGGTGAATGCTGTCGAATATCCCCAAGTAGAATCGATGATGCATTTTGAGCAGGGTCAGGTAGAAGTCTTCAAACTCAAAGTGCCACCGGAGTCTGACATTGCGGGGCATACCGTGTCCCAAGTCGCTCAGGATTCCCGGTTTCCCAGTGGTTCTTTAATTATTGGCTATCAATCCCATTCTCAAACTGATCTCGTCATTCCCAATGGAAAGACAGTGCTAGAGGCGGGAGCAACCGTGCTAGTCGTCACGAAATCGGAAAAGTTACATCAGGTGATTGATTTCCTAGGGTTGTGTTCTAGTCATCTTCCAAACTTAGAAGTTGCTCGTTAA
- a CDS encoding WD40 repeat domain-containing protein — MTHPSKFGKFFVVIALGAVTTLTGCSSLESSANPVKGEDLTEDLTLASTLTTASQSGQPLNTLTGHSNYVQAIAISTDGQILASGGEDGTIKLWNLPKGIRIRTLEGHIKPIHAVAISRDKKLVASGSYDGTIKIWQLSNGELIHTLSGDSTSVLSIAISPDGKTLASAGLDKTIKLWQLSNGELTHTLTGNLDAVNCVTFSPDGQTLASGSADRSIQLWNPRTGIRIRTLEGHSDWVNSVAFSPDGKLLASGSNDGTIKLWNHRNGEAIATLKGNATLINSVAFSPKGQTIASGSLDNTIQLWNPRTGELKSTLAGDDSQVNSFAFNPDGQTLASGSHDGSIKIWQVPAQE; from the coding sequence ATGACACATCCATCAAAGTTCGGAAAATTTTTCGTGGTGATCGCTTTGGGTGCAGTGACGACTTTGACTGGATGCAGTTCGCTCGAATCTTCTGCCAACCCTGTAAAAGGGGAGGATTTAACTGAGGATTTAACCTTAGCATCTACATTAACTACAGCATCCCAGTCAGGCCAACCGCTCAACACGCTTACAGGGCATTCTAACTATGTGCAAGCGATCGCCATCAGTACCGATGGGCAGATTCTTGCCAGTGGCGGTGAAGATGGCACTATCAAGTTGTGGAATTTACCCAAAGGTATCCGCATCCGTACCTTAGAAGGACATATCAAACCCATTCATGCCGTTGCCATTAGTCGGGATAAAAAACTTGTCGCCAGTGGCAGTTATGACGGCACTATCAAGATATGGCAACTCAGTAACGGGGAACTCATCCACACCCTTAGCGGGGATTCCACCTCAGTTTTATCCATTGCCATCAGTCCCGATGGCAAAACTTTAGCCAGTGCTGGTTTAGACAAGACAATCAAGCTTTGGCAGCTTAGTAATGGGGAACTCACCCACACCCTGACAGGGAATTTAGATGCTGTGAATTGCGTTACCTTTAGCCCGGATGGACAAACCTTAGCGAGTGGTAGCGCCGATCGCTCCATCCAGCTATGGAATCCGCGTACGGGCATCCGCATCCGCACCCTAGAAGGGCATTCTGACTGGGTGAATTCCGTCGCCTTCAGTCCCGATGGAAAACTCCTCGCTAGTGGCAGTAATGACGGCACCATCAAGCTGTGGAATCATCGCAACGGGGAAGCGATCGCTACTTTGAAGGGAAATGCCACTTTAATTAATTCCGTTGCTTTCAGCCCCAAGGGACAGACAATCGCCAGCGGCAGTTTGGACAATACGATTCAGCTGTGGAATCCCCGCACTGGCGAACTCAAAAGCACCCTAGCCGGAGATGACAGCCAAGTAAATTCCTTCGCTTTCAATCCCGATGGACAAACTTTAGCCAGTGGCAGTCATGATGGCAGCATTAAGATTTGGCAGGTGCCTGCTCAAGAATGA